From Anopheles darlingi chromosome 2, idAnoDarlMG_H_01, whole genome shotgun sequence, the proteins below share one genomic window:
- the LOC125959981 gene encoding choline/ethanolamine kinase isoform X7 encodes MMSNLIKKQVVPPGRESGRSLKRRLLEVMYRASSPTEMRDIAARICRDYLTGAWKTISAEELQLRRISGGLSNFLYYVSLPDHHYYSHNSSVQSRSNASSPRGSISGPDHQGVITNTSTKLKSSSNGGNNKRARKDSYTACLPEPKEVLLRIYGQTHGEHALETMLTESVVFTLLSERKLGPKLHGIFPGGRIEQYIPARALLTAELGDPKISLKVAERMAAIHTMDIPVSKEPDWLWAKMAGWLKGIAGTLETMERDRANGNANTSPTAGGFGDGHTMLDILAEIDLAAEVQWLRSLISSEDFPVVFCHNDLQEGNILLRQDEPSSMANFECNPIEAFDESTQLDSHFSGILISSGIVPTNATEPLSHGNQSATISLNSRNSRKRSLEQDHMENSDLDNTRDSVLSGNSQPLSEPEAGSNTDGTPELMIIDFEYCAYNYRGFDLANHFLEWTFDYTNRASPYFYHKPDQYPTYEQQFSPRRCTLFYTNASQLAYA; translated from the exons ATGATGAGTAATCTCATCAAGAAG CAGGTTGTTCCGCCGGGACGAGAGAGCGGACGATCGTTGAAACGCAGATTGCTCGAGGTGATGTACCGT GCCAGCTCACCGACCGAGATGCGGGACATCGCGGCTCGGATCTGCCGTGACTATCTGACCGGAGCGTGGAAAACGATCTCGGCGGAGGAGCTGCAGCTGAGGCGCATCAGTGGCGGCCTTTCGAACTTCCTGTACTACGTGAGCCTACCGGATCACCACTACTACAGCCACAACAGTAGCGTCCAGTCACGATCGAATGCAAGCTCCCCGAGAGGTTCCATCAGCGGACCGGACCATCAAGGCGTCATCACGAATACCAGCACGAAGCTGAAGTCGTCATCAAACGGAGGGAATAACAAGCGTGCTCGCAAGGACAGCTACACGGCATGTTTGCCAGAGCCGAAAGAG GTACTGCTGCGAATCTATGGACAAACGCACGGTGAACATGCACTGGAAACGATGTTGACGGAGTCGGTCGTATTTACGTTGCTCTCGGAGCGCAAGCTTGGCCCCAAGCTTCACGGTATTTTCCCGGGCGGGCGCATCGAACAGTACATTCCTGCCCGGGCACTGCTGACGGCTGAGTTGGGTGATCCGAAGATTTCGCTCAAGGTAGCGGAACGGATGGCCGCCATTCACACCATGGACATACCGGTGTCGAAGGAACCGGATTGGCTGTGGGCAAAGATGGCCGGCTGGCTGAAGGGTATTGCCGGTACGCTCGAAACGATGGAACGTGATCGGGCTAATGGCAATGCTAACACGTCGCCAACCGCCGGTGGCTTCGGTGACGGGCATACGATGCTGGACATACTGGCCGAGATCGATCTAGCGGCCGAGGTACAATGGTTACGATCGTTGATCTCGAGCGAAGACTTTCCTGTGGTGTTCTGTCATAACGATCTGCAGGAGGGTAACATCCTGCTGCGTCAGGATGAACCATCATCAATGGCCAACTTTGAGTG TAATCCGATCGAAGCGTTTGATGAGTCGACCCAGCTAGATTCCCATTTCAGTGGTATCCTCATATCGAGCGGTATCGTACCGACAAATGCAACGGAACCATTATCGCACGGGAATCAGTCCGCTACGATCAGTCTCAACTCGAGGAACTCTAG AAAGCGATCGCTCGAACAAGACCACATGGAGAACAGTGATCTCGACAATACGCGTGACTCGGTATTGAGCGGCAACTCGCAGCCCCTCTCGGAACCAGAAGCCGGCAGCAACACGGATGGTACGCCGGAATTGATGATCATCGACTTTGAGTACTGTGCCTACAATTACCGTGGTTTCGATCTAGCGAACCATTTCCTCGAGTGGACATTCGACTACACAAATCGCGCCTCCCCGTACTTCTACCACAAGCCTGACCAGTATCCAACTTATGAGCAACAG
- the LOC125959983 gene encoding gastrula zinc finger protein xFG20-1-like: MDLIEVCRVCMKQEKIYWSLFSNCNVLPEGFTAAYLITECVGVSVEPNDGLPEILCKFCLQALICAHNIRQTCFASDRKLRKNIEELSTLKHDKTDILATAVALVEQDEHLETVTVEHFTSPMIIEQEEQHEQQEEQEEQEEQVVEEVEEVEEEEQEQQDEQEEQEEQEVQDEQEEQEEQHIPEECGAELQVDEEQYVGAESLDELVEEGDDIICSKNGKLLMEEVEFHEMEYFEETLEPENTVGMKVEIVDDTIVSSNVTDHRSYSKVGSSSHKDSYTCEVCLKTFSTKGNLKSHLILHTNQRPFACELCGVKFAKKGNYKVHLARHSSVRSVKCPSCDKSFVHEINLRNHMRKHTGEKPFACQYCPKKFAYLSDKKRHEVRHTGIYPFHCVNCEKNFIRKQSYLVHINKCYDGTISLVESVEGHSSDDSQPSVGH, from the coding sequence ATGGACCTGATAGAAGTTTGTCGCGTTTGTATGAAGCAAGAGAAAATCTACTGGTCGCTGTTCAGCAACTGCAACGTACTGCCGGAAGGATTCACCGCAGCCTATCTGATCACGGAGTGCGTCGGTGTAAGCGTGGAACCGAATGACGGGTTGCCCGAGATCCTGTgcaaattttgtttgcagGCACTTATCTGCGCGCACAACATACGACAAACGTGCTTCGCCTCCGATCGGAAGTTGAGGAAGAACATCGAAGAGCTCAGCACACTGAAACACGATAAGACGGACATCCTAGCAACGGCAGTGGCGCTCGTGGAACAAGACGAACACCTGGAAACGGTCACCGTAGAGCACTTCACGAGTCCGATGATCATAGAACAGGAGGaacagcacgagcagcaagaggagcaggaagagcaggaggaacaggtggtggaggaggtggaggaagtggaggaggaggagcaggagcagcaggatgaacaggaggagcaggaagagcaaGAAGTGCAGGACGAAcaggaggaacaggaagaaCAGCACATTCCGGAAGAGTGTGGCGCAGAGCTTCAGGTGGACGAAGAGCAGTATGTCGGCGCTGAATCACTAGACGAATTGGTGGAAGAAGGAGACGATATAATTTgctcgaaaaacggaaaactacTGATGGAAGAAGTCGAGTTCCATGAGATGGAGTATTTTGAAGAGACACTAGAGCCTGAAAACACCGTTGGAATGAAGGTGGAAATCGTGGATGACACTATAGTTTCTTCGAATGTTACAGACCATAGATCCTACTCGAAGGTCGGCAGTAGTTCCCACAAGGATAGCTACACTTGCGAAGTTTGCTTGAAGACTTTCTCGACGAAGGGGAACCTCAAATCCCACCTGATTCTGCACACGAACCAAAGACCGTTCGCCTGCGAGTTGTGTGGAGTGAAGTTTGCGAAAAAGGGCAACTACAAGGTGCATCTGGCTCGACATTCGTCCGTGCGCTCGGTCAAGTGTCCCTCCTGTGACAAATCGTTCGTGCACGAGATCAATCTACGGAACCACATGCGGAAGCATACAGGTGAAAAGCCCTTCGCCTGCCAGTACTGTCCGAAAAAGTTCGCCTACCTATCGGACAAAAAGCGCCACGAAGTGAGGCATACCGGCATCTATCCGTTTCATTGTGTAAATTGCGAGAAAAATTTTATCCGAAAGCAAAGCTACCTAGTTCACATTAACAAATGCTATGATGGTACAATATCGCTGGTTGAGTCGGTGGAGGGTCACAGCTCCGACGACAGCCAGCCTTCTGTGGGTCATTAG
- the LOC125959985 gene encoding uncharacterized protein LOC125959985, producing MRSRTEQVTNTVDGSDYDDDTDFEDSEEDWRPEKGDSKAGLKRKSLDTKGGAGRRGSRNSGVAAKRGRKAASGPTRRRTGRPRRSAGGRTSVPSDEEEDDEQQEDSERNEEEHEDDDDDDGEEEEDSDDASELEDLPVSSRRGRKSLTATGKNRASAGSTRGNRQGSRSGTTSQPAAKPILRKVVNMTQSFPDKSGILKLYAFKDDLREGIRDNLKVCLWRRDGSSLLQKYFRDKTVDPSTPQFTSSMVYSCWEDKRAYEYMEVKVRCIEQSKQLRVQIVDVEAVERRAKEEYREYVTKYERLDGATASGNGSSPSKDGDAGADNEVDTAGSQGEDEDGADDNDENNIEMGEEEDASEEEEEDPPQEE from the exons ATGCGGAGTCGTACGGAACAGGTAACGAACACGGTCGATGGGTCCGACTATGACGACGATACGGATTTCGAAGACTCCGAAGAGGACTGGCGTCCAGAGAAAGGTGACTCTAAGGCCGGTCTGAAACGCAAGAGCCTCGATACTAAGGGCGGTGCAGGACGCCGTGGTAGCCGGAACAGTGGTGTTGCGGCCAAACGAGGCCGTAAAGCAGCCAGCGGTCCCACTCGACGGCGAACCGGGCGTCCGCGAAGATCAGCCGGTGGCCGAACGTCCGTTCCGAGcgacgaggaagaagatgacgaACAGCAAGAGGACAGCGAACGGAATGAAGAAGAgcatgaggacgacgacgacgatgacggtgaagaggaggaggacagtGACGACGCTAGTGAATTGGAGGATTTACCGGTATCCTCGAGGCGTGGCCGTAAGTCGTTAACGGCCACGGGAAAGAACCGGGCGTCCGCTGGCAGTACCAGGGGCAATAGACAGGGTTCGCGTAGCGGTACGACGAGCCAACCAGCCGCCAAACCCATCCTGCGCAAAGTCGTCAACATGACGCAAAGCTTCCCGGACAAGAGCGGCATCCTTAAGCTGTACGCCTTCAAGGACGATCTGCGTGAAGGAATTCGGGACAACTTGAAGGTATGCCTGTGGCGCCGTGATGGCTCAAGCTTGCTGCAGAAATACTTCCGCGATAAAACCGTCGATCCGAGTACGCCCCAGTTCACCTCGTCGATGGTG TACTCCTGCTGGGAAGATAAGCGAGCTTACGAGTACATGGAGGTGAAGGTACGCTGCATCGAGCAATCGAAGCAGTTACGCGTCCAGATCGTTGATGTGGAGGCGGTGGAGCGTCGGGCAAAGGAGGAATACCGAGAGTACGTGACCAAGTATGAGAGACTCGACGGTGCGACGGCGAGTGGGAACGGTAGCTCACCCTCGAAGGATGGAGACGCTGGGGCAGATAATGAAGTGGACACCGCCGGAAGCCAAGGTGAGGATGAAGATGGCGCCGATGACAATGACGAAAATAACATAGAAAtgggggaggaagaggatgccagtgaggaggaggaagaggatccTCCCCAGGAAGAATGA
- the LOC125959977 gene encoding RING finger protein 10, translated as MEKNRFVNQNVAKGQLSDGKKNQDVSTKWPRQSKRRSDQPDTGNHRNGNGSSSSGRAPNANKNRNPTNYNYDARQRAANQRSAKPSEQQTASAAGRYDEEEEEEFEVGRAAGLGLGGNPNPPTRGGGELHSVFSPGSKKQSLNHLLNFHYAPRDRDQPARFSRSGNVRRTQYASQHSYNKEQFLQANCQFVVRAGEDYGLFQASPDQLVDWAKIEQIHVLSAEEPQCPICLYPPVAAKMTKCGHVYCWPCILHYLALSDKAWRKCPICYDAIHLPDLRSAVSKPFHAYGTGEYVTLQLMRREKGSMTVIEVTDEPSLTTTENTIPHFDANGGNSILTKLLLTDTAQILNIMDREKAELENQIVADGGVESPENMFVQQALDLLAERRNMVVTGERIVFAVRKPMTITTTPTTMSATPSPSSEDGDSISQDGSEDTNGGIGVGDTNTKVSALPSIDFLIDEENNFSVSDIDIVPTAQCAGNYYYFYQSVDGQPLFLHSINSRMLQTMYGSLERAPRRITGRVLQKDACSMDETLRRRLKYLQHLPVCTQFEVVELDFGSPTASHDEAAIISAQVLVAFNDELTVRRRNRERREREERKREKKIFEFNERQLGKAMARSARISIDSTKHFPMCGSVDSYDAASSFIGTSPGARSDISSSPPGTSAPGLSSWSKMVATQPACSSNQQQQRWPALGSTANVPIPTQKVTQVTGSRMTVSNVSTRTGWHHLPASEDDEEDNEDMLAARAPQFNNNLGSAIEAALEKASSKQKQNKKPGNIGNSQQHQELPTAANNGGGRATGGGGAGKRKKGKKILLVASGVNLN; from the exons ATGGAGAAGAATCGCTTTGTGAATCAGAACGTTGCCAAGGGGCAGCTTTCTGATGGGAAGAAGAATCAAG ATGTATCTACCAAGTGGCCTCGCCAATCGAAACGACGCAGTGATCAACCAGATACCGGTAACCATCGTAACGggaacggtagcagcagtagtggccgAGCTCCGAATGCCAACAAAAACCGTAATCCAACCAATTACAACTATGACGCTAGGCAACGCGCTGCTAATCAACGGTCGGCAAAGCCGTCAGAACAGCAGACCGCATCTGCTGCCGGCCGGTacgatgaggaagaagaagaagagttcGAGGTCGGTCGAGCCGCCGGGCTAGGGCTGGGCGGTAATCCGAACCCGCCGACTCGCGGCGGGGGTGAATTGCATTCGGTGTTTTCACCTGGCTCGAAGAAACAAAGCCTGAACCACTTGCTGAACTTCCATTATGCGCCACGCGATCGGGATCAACCAGCGCGGTTCAGCCGCTCAGGGAACGTTCGCAGGACGCAGTACGCCTCGCAGCACAGTTACAACAAGGAGCAGTTTCTGCAGGCCAACTGCCAGTTCGTGGTACGGGCGGGTGAGGATTACGGATTGTTTCAAGCGTCACCCGACCAGCTGGTAGATTGGGCGAAGATCGAGCAGATCCACGTGCTGAGCGCCGAGGAGCCACAGTGTCCGATATGTTTGTATCCACCCGTGGCCGCCAAGATGACGAAATGTGGTCATGTGTACTGTTGGCCGTGCATCTTGCACTATCTCGCCCTGTCCGATAAGGCCTGGCGCAAGTGTCCGATTTGCTACGATGCAATCCATCTGCCGGACCTACGTTCGGCCGTTTCGAAGCCGTTCCATGCGTATGGTACGGGTGAGTACGTGACGTTGCAGCTCATGAGACGCGAAAAAGGGAGCATGACGGTCATCGAAGTAACGGATGAACCATCGCTTACTACGACCGAGAACACGATTCCTCATTTTGACGCGAATGGAGGAAACAGCATCCTGACGAAGTTGCTGTTAACCGATACGGCGCAGATTTTGAACATTATGGATCGCGAGAAGGCCGAACTGGAGAATCAGATagtggccgatggtggtgtcgAATCGCCAGAGAACATGTTCGTCCAACAAGCATTAGATCTGCTGGCCGAACGTCGCAATATGGTAGTCACGGGCGAACGAATTGTATTCGCTGTTCGTAAGCCGATGACGAttacgacgacaccgacgacgatgtccGCTACTCCATCGCCAAGCAGTGAGGATGGTGATAGTATCTCGCAGGATGGTTCAGAAGATACGAACGGCGGTATAGGAGTGGGCGACACAAACACGAAAGTCTCTGCATTGCCGTCAATCGATTTCCTGATTGACGAGGAGAATAATTTCTCCGTCAGTGACATTGATATCGTCCCGACGGCACAGTGCGCCGGAAACTATTACTATTTCTATCAATCGGTCGATGGCCAGCCGCTGTTTCTGCACTCGATCAATAGCCGCATGCTGCAGACCATGTACGGTAGTCTTGAGCGTGCTCCGCGTCGCATCACCGGCCGTGTCTTGCAGAAGGATGCCTGCTCGATGGACGAGACACTGCGTCGTCGGTTGAAGTACCTTCAACATCTGCCCGTCTGCACCCAGTTCGAGGTGGTGGAGCTTGATTTTGGTTCACCAACTGCTAGCCATGATGAAGCTGCTATCATTTCGGCCCAAGTGCTGGTAGCGTTCAACGATGAACTAACCGTAAGACGCCGTAACCGCGAGCGTCGTGAACGGGAGGAGCGAAAGCGCGAGAAGAAGATTTTTGAATTCAACGAACGACAGCTCGGTAAGGCGATGGCACGGTCTGCACGCATATCCATCGATTCGACCAAACACTTTCCAATG TGCGGAAGTGTGGATTCATATGATGCAGCTTCCTCTTTCATTGGGACCAGCCCTGGTGCAAGAAGCGACATTTCTAGCTCACCACCGGGAACCAGCGCTCCTGGGCTTTCCTCTTGGTCGAAG ATGGTTGCAACACAACcagcctgcagcagcaatcagcagcaacagcgttgGCCGGCCCTTGGAAGCACAGCCAATGTGCCAATTCCAACACAGAAGGTAACACAGGTTACTGGCAGCCGTATGACCGTAAGCAACGTTAGCACGCGTACCGGGTGGCACCATCTGCCGGCATCTGAAGACGATGAGGAAGATAACGAGGATATGCTGGCCGCACGGGCTCCACAATTCAACAATAATCTGGGTAGCGCAATCGAGGCGGCTCTTGAGAAAGCATCCAGCAAGCAGAAACAAAATAAGAAACCCGGAAACATCGGGAACAGTCAGCAGCATCAAGAATTGCCGACTGCTGCTAATAATGGAGGTGGTCGTGCTACAggaggtggcggtgccggtaaacgcaagaaaggcaaaaagatCTTACTGGTCGCTTCGGGTGTGAATCTGAATTAG
- the LOC125959986 gene encoding cyclin-Y-like protein 1 gives MGNKTSCCSYSSPPPERRKPKEAPVFEEHLPEGELSTNNLQHISEREGDDGEHDPSVDPSAGTMFLERSKQSLENGMTRKKSQHQIAPQSVGGAGSGGAGGGGGGGGGVLKKSSSCSTIYLDDSTVSQPNLKNTVKCVSLAIYYHIKNRTSERRIEIFDEKLHPLTRDPVPDDYDRHNPEHRQIYKFVRTLFNAAQLTAECAIITLVYLERLLTYAELDIASCNWKRIVLGAILLASKVWDDQAVWNVDYCQILKDITVEDMNELERQFLELLQFNINVPSSVYAKYYFDLRTLAEANDLSFPTEPLSKERAQKLEAMSRVMQDKATAEALKNGMKKWSSIDNIHQQGGIRRSVAILS, from the coding sequence ATGGGTAACAAAACGTCGTGCTGCTCGTACTCGAGCCCACCGCCAGAGCGTAGGAAACCGAAGGAAGCGCCCGTGTTCGAAGAGCATCTGCCCGAAGGTGAACTGTCGACCAACAATCTACAGCACATCTCAGAGCGAGAGGGCGATGATGGGGAGCATGATCCATCCGTCGATCCGTCCGCCGGTACGATGTTTCTCGAGCGTTCGAAGCAGAGCCTGGAGAATGGAATGACCCGGAAAAAGTCACAGCATCAGATTGCACCACAATCAgtcggtggtgccggttcaGGAGGTGcagggggtggcggtggtggaggtggtggtgttctcAAGAAGAGCAGCAGTTGTTCGACCATCTACTTAGACGACAGTACGGTCTCGCAGCCGAACCTCAAGAACACCGTCAAATGCGTATCGCTGGCAATCTACTATCACATCAAGAACCGTACCAGCGAGCGGCGGATAGAAATTTTCGACGAGAAACTGCACCCGCTAACGCGCGACCCGGTGCCGGACGATTACGATCGGCACAATCCTGAACACCGGCAGATCTACAAGTTCGTACGAACGCTTTTCAATGCCGCCCAGCTGACGGCCGAGTGTGCCATCATCACGCTGGTCTACCTCGAGCGGCTGCTCACGTACGCCGAGCTCGACATCGCGTCCTGCAACTGGAAGAGGATAGTGCTGGGCGCGATTCTGCTCGCCAGCAAGGTTTGGGACGATCAGGCCGTCTGGAACGTGGACTACTGTCAGATCCTGAAGGACATCACCGTGGAGGATATGAATGAACTCGAGCGCCAGTttctggagctgctgcagttcaACATCAACGTGCCGTCATCGGTGTACGCGAAATACTATTTCGATCTGAGGACGCTGGCCGAAGCGAACGATCTATCCTTCCCGACGGAACCACTCTCGAAGGAACGGGCGCAGAAGCTCGAGGCAATGTCGCGCGTCATGCAGGACAAAGCGACCGCCGAGGCGCTGAAGAACGGCATGAAGAAGTGGTCCTCGATCGACAACATACACCAGCAGGGTGGCATCCGGCGTAGTGTTGCTATACTGTCGTGA